The following are encoded in a window of Vigna unguiculata cultivar IT97K-499-35 chromosome 8, ASM411807v1, whole genome shotgun sequence genomic DNA:
- the LOC114195644 gene encoding uncharacterized protein LOC114195644 has product MSVAFTNLSWWLWSGKHEEPRISNGSSINSSADSNLWESDVLRFPLVQTNMGSSSRKVKRKWHSREERKVDREYDVVLVPSDGGCVSGSESNDSDWSIGWLEPHGPGFPSDDEADNSFAVLVPCYGRDYGRIVEDPKSNLLSGVGKFPDSYSDESKKYVEEWLSSLRNT; this is encoded by the exons ATGTCTGTGGCTTTTACTAACCTGTCCTGGTGGTTGTGGAGTGGGAAGCATGAAGAGCCAAGAATCTCAAATGGATCTTCTATAAATTCTTCTGCTGATTCGAATCTGTGGGAATCAGATGTTTTGAGGTTTCCTTTGGTTCAGACGAATATGGGGTCCTCATCGAGAAAGGTGAAGCGCAAATGGCACAGTAGGGAAGAGAGGAAAGTGGACAGGGAATATGATGTTGTTCTGGTTCCATCTGATGGTGGATGTGTTTCTGGTTCTGAGTCTAATGATTCTGACTGGTCAATTGGCTGGTTAGAGCCTCATGGACCTGGTTTCCCAAGTGATGATGAAGCAGATAACAGTTTTGCTGTACTGGTTCCCTGTTATGGACGAGACTATGGAAGAATAGTGGAGGATCCAAAAAGTAATTTGCTGAGCGGTGTTGGGAAATTTCCAGATAGTTATTCAGACg AGAGCAAAAAATATGTGGAAGAGTGGCTCTCTTCTCTTAGAAATACCTGA